A portion of the Halodesulfovibrio aestuarii DSM 17919 = ATCC 29578 genome contains these proteins:
- a CDS encoding F0F1 ATP synthase subunit gamma yields MQTLESLKKRIHTASDLLSLVKTMKSLAAVNIRHFEQAAQSLEEYAIVVEQAWRVFLLSEGEIAPFAKTKKAVILAIGSDQGMCGQFNEIIQQHAQTEKESLQASGIETEFWVAGDRIKSGLGDAGHPPTLTFHIPSTLGGIHSVVAEFIEHIAAWRYKKGVTRFSTVFNAPLGMQGYAPQSVHVLPLDQEWTDQRTKEAWPERCHPQFFIPAKQLLSGLFEQHLFVSLYGALARSLAAENAARLMAMQAAEKNIMDMRDTQEAKFRELRQNAITEELLDIVSGFEALTREHNT; encoded by the coding sequence GTGCAGACACTTGAAAGCTTGAAAAAGCGAATCCACACAGCCTCTGACTTACTTTCGTTGGTAAAGACCATGAAGAGTCTTGCTGCCGTCAACATTCGGCATTTTGAACAAGCAGCACAGTCTCTTGAAGAATACGCTATTGTGGTGGAACAGGCGTGGCGAGTGTTCCTCCTCTCCGAGGGAGAAATTGCACCTTTTGCTAAAACAAAAAAGGCCGTGATATTGGCGATCGGTTCAGATCAGGGAATGTGCGGCCAGTTTAACGAAATCATCCAACAGCACGCCCAGACGGAGAAAGAATCCCTGCAAGCGTCCGGTATAGAAACGGAGTTCTGGGTAGCCGGAGACCGGATTAAATCCGGACTGGGTGATGCGGGGCATCCTCCCACCCTTACTTTTCATATCCCAAGCACGCTGGGGGGGATTCATTCCGTTGTGGCCGAATTCATAGAGCATATAGCTGCATGGCGATACAAGAAGGGAGTGACACGATTTTCTACGGTGTTCAACGCTCCCCTCGGAATGCAGGGGTATGCCCCACAGAGTGTGCATGTTTTACCACTTGATCAAGAGTGGACTGACCAGCGAACAAAGGAAGCGTGGCCTGAAAGATGTCACCCTCAATTTTTCATTCCCGCAAAGCAATTGCTTAGCGGACTGTTTGAGCAACACCTGTTCGTATCTCTCTATGGTGCTCTGGCCCGTTCCCTTGCTGCGGAAAATGCTGCGCGCCTTATGGCCATGCAAGCAGCAGAAAAAAACATTATGGATATGCGGGATACTCAGGAAGCAAAGTTTCGGGAGCTACGCCAAAACGCCATTACAGAAGAATTGCTGGATATTGTTTCCGGCTTTGAAGCTCTCACAAGAGAGCACAATACCTAA